The proteins below come from a single Flavobacterium lindanitolerans genomic window:
- a CDS encoding geranylgeranylglyceryl/heptaprenylglyceryl phosphate synthase, with product MQNIYNEILKSKKEKKKLLAILLDPDKISKDSLQNIIPKINQSPATHIFIGGSLVLTNTIDGIIRELKQKTALPVLLFPGNPSQISIEAHGILFLTLLSGRNPDFLIEHQVKAAPILKKTNLEIISTGYILIDGGNQTAVASVSKTIPLPRHNSDIAVATALAGEFLGNKLVYLEAGSGAKLSVPLETISLVSKNIEIPLIVGGGIKDIQGIEDAYAAGADLVVIGTAFENDSNFFINSNLMLHD from the coding sequence ATGCAAAACATCTATAACGAAATACTAAAGTCCAAAAAAGAGAAAAAAAAGCTTCTGGCCATTCTTCTCGATCCCGATAAGATTTCTAAGGATTCATTACAAAACATCATTCCTAAGATAAATCAGTCCCCGGCTACGCATATTTTTATTGGTGGAAGCCTGGTGCTTACCAATACTATTGATGGAATCATCCGGGAATTAAAACAGAAAACGGCACTTCCTGTTTTGCTTTTTCCGGGCAACCCGTCGCAAATCTCCATTGAAGCCCATGGCATTTTATTCCTTACTTTGCTGTCGGGCAGAAATCCGGATTTTTTAATTGAACATCAGGTCAAGGCAGCACCAATTTTAAAAAAAACCAATCTGGAAATTATTTCTACAGGTTATATATTGATTGATGGTGGCAACCAGACTGCGGTAGCTTCAGTGAGTAAGACAATACCATTGCCTAGGCACAATTCAGATATTGCAGTAGCTACAGCATTGGCGGGCGAATTTTTAGGAAACAAGTTGGTTTATCTGGAAGCAGGAAGCGGCGCAAAACTTTCAGTTCCTTTAGAAACAATTTCTCTGGTTTCAAAAAACATAGAAATACCATTAATTGTAGGTGGAGGCATAAAAGACATCCAGGGAATTGAAGATGCCTATGCCGCCGGAGCAGATTTGGTAGTGATAGGGACTGCTTTTGAAAATGACTCCAATTTTTTTATAAATTCTAACCTGATGCTTCATGATTGA
- the arfB gene encoding alternative ribosome rescue aminoacyl-tRNA hydrolase ArfB, with protein sequence MDTEKIISELKFKAVRSSGAGGQNVNKVSSKIVLSFDLGNSKALSVEEIAILEEKLAPRLTNDKILILNSDEDRSQLKNKEIAIKRLLHLLQQNLIVPKERKATKVPKAVIKKRIQNKRKLSEKKESRRKPDF encoded by the coding sequence TTGGATACGGAAAAAATAATATCAGAGCTTAAGTTTAAGGCTGTCAGAAGCAGCGGGGCAGGAGGACAGAATGTCAATAAGGTTTCCTCCAAAATTGTCCTGTCTTTTGATTTGGGAAACTCAAAAGCACTTTCGGTAGAAGAAATTGCGATTTTGGAAGAAAAACTGGCACCACGGCTTACCAATGATAAAATACTTATCCTGAATAGCGACGAAGACAGAAGCCAGTTAAAAAATAAGGAGATTGCTATAAAAAGACTGCTCCATTTACTACAGCAGAATCTTATTGTCCCAAAGGAAAGAAAGGCCACAAAAGTGCCCAAAGCTGTTATTAAAAAACGAATCCAGAACAAAAGAAAACTGTCTGAAAAAAAGGAGTCCAGAAGAAAACCTGACTTTTGA
- the pnuC gene encoding nicotinamide riboside transporter PnuC, producing MIDFFLNAYKNTPVIDIILEAIVFITGILSVYFAKKENIWVYPTGIIATVITVYLLYKAGYFADMTLNIYFSVMSIYGWINWSRKKEDDYVVKISRTNTKQKIIGMLLFFLTIVVTYLVYHLFGKEIKPENYIDIFTSGLFFTGMWYMAMKKIENWTLWIIADFIAVPLYAYRGLGMLSLQYVIFTILAILAYIEWRKILNSSPQIKSE from the coding sequence ATGATTGATTTTTTCCTCAATGCCTATAAAAATACGCCGGTTATTGATATTATCCTGGAAGCTATAGTTTTTATTACCGGAATCCTAAGTGTTTATTTTGCCAAAAAAGAAAATATATGGGTCTATCCTACGGGTATTATTGCGACAGTAATCACGGTATATCTGCTTTATAAAGCAGGCTATTTTGCCGATATGACGCTTAATATTTATTTCTCCGTTATGAGTATATATGGTTGGATTAACTGGTCAAGGAAGAAAGAAGATGACTATGTTGTCAAGATTTCAAGGACAAATACAAAGCAGAAAATTATTGGGATGTTGTTATTTTTTCTTACTATTGTTGTAACATATTTGGTATATCACCTGTTCGGTAAGGAAATCAAACCAGAGAATTATATCGACATATTTACGTCAGGATTGTTTTTTACGGGAATGTGGTATATGGCAATGAAAAAGATTGAAAATTGGACACTATGGATTATTGCAGATTTCATAGCGGTTCCGTTGTATGCCTATAGAGGATTGGGGATGTTGTCATTGCAATATGTAATTTTTACAATTTTGGCTATTTTAGCTTACATAGAATGGAGGAAAATCTTAAACAGCAGCCCACAGATAAAATCAGAATAG
- a CDS encoding PAAR-like protein translates to MATEQHKAQLEKKRAERKEKDSGDSPSEKREVVMHGAKLKCEYAQQLGELKVTSNELRLQDQLWATQGDGNNMINLQFKGTCGHPKWPARNMQPPPCMSVIKLSPWENLGTTEVQNQKVLVKESTITCNPEFNTAVASPIPNVESIAIKPSPLIINAYFAKFELKTEKNVTTFNLTKVDERGLSYGVALVIETVGLAGKKLKVKIKSGVRKVLSDVDTAISFIDLKDIDAITKPENYKNVKAKDEFEVEIGKLASDATLSNKDTFKDKGILKLMLNQKPDDLSFDLAKLIAADASKEALVYVEINCSEPNVEYMGVDSGSGTKNAFLKEEGKYFKIKNKEQAWLTTARKEMEKGVTEATHCNTIINDYHQVNREHKPSGCATITNAWCASFVGWCLTQNSFSAQCDPGAYSYGHTNTRYRNKKVVKDGKTVTLPDHFDDPVWAKTTNGGKLALGSICVVNNKKHVTFAVAKNKEGTHFFGLGGNQGDAVKVSAYSVRNSSVYPIEYTINEEDYELPIYYRELKGESVT, encoded by the coding sequence ATGGCTACAGAACAACACAAGGCTCAACTCGAAAAGAAAAGAGCGGAACGAAAAGAAAAGGATTCCGGAGATTCTCCTTCAGAAAAGCGAGAAGTAGTCATGCATGGCGCCAAGCTAAAATGTGAATATGCACAACAGTTGGGCGAATTAAAAGTAACTTCGAACGAATTGAGGCTTCAGGATCAATTATGGGCTACACAAGGCGATGGCAACAATATGATCAACCTTCAATTTAAAGGAACCTGTGGACATCCCAAATGGCCTGCAAGAAACATGCAGCCGCCACCCTGTATGAGCGTGATAAAATTAAGTCCATGGGAAAATCTGGGAACTACTGAGGTACAGAACCAGAAAGTGCTGGTCAAAGAATCAACGATAACCTGCAATCCTGAATTTAATACGGCAGTAGCAAGCCCAATACCCAATGTTGAAAGTATTGCGATTAAGCCATCTCCACTAATCATAAATGCCTATTTCGCAAAATTTGAGCTAAAAACGGAAAAGAATGTCACCACTTTCAATTTAACAAAAGTAGATGAACGCGGATTAAGTTATGGTGTTGCCTTAGTTATAGAAACCGTTGGGTTAGCTGGAAAAAAATTGAAAGTAAAAATAAAAAGCGGTGTCAGAAAAGTACTTTCAGATGTGGATACCGCAATAAGCTTTATTGATTTAAAAGATATTGATGCCATTACAAAACCTGAAAACTATAAAAATGTAAAAGCAAAAGATGAATTTGAAGTGGAAATAGGAAAATTAGCGTCTGATGCTACATTATCAAATAAAGATACTTTTAAAGATAAAGGCATTTTAAAATTAATGCTCAACCAAAAACCGGATGATTTGTCATTTGATTTGGCAAAACTCATTGCAGCCGATGCCAGTAAAGAAGCGTTGGTTTATGTAGAAATAAATTGCTCAGAACCTAATGTGGAATACATGGGAGTTGACAGTGGTTCAGGTACCAAAAATGCCTTCTTAAAAGAAGAGGGCAAGTATTTCAAAATAAAAAACAAAGAACAGGCATGGCTTACAACAGCCAGAAAAGAGATGGAAAAAGGAGTAACAGAAGCCACTCATTGCAATACTATCATTAATGATTACCATCAGGTAAACAGGGAACACAAACCTTCCGGCTGTGCAACGATTACCAATGCATGGTGCGCTTCATTTGTGGGCTGGTGCTTGACCCAAAACAGTTTTTCTGCCCAATGTGATCCCGGAGCTTACAGTTATGGACACACAAATACGAGATACCGAAATAAGAAAGTGGTAAAAGACGGAAAAACGGTCACATTGCCAGACCATTTTGATGATCCGGTTTGGGCTAAAACTACTAATGGCGGCAAATTAGCTTTGGGCTCCATATGTGTCGTAAACAATAAAAAACATGTCACTTTTGCCGTAGCTAAAAATAAGGAAGGAACCCATTTTTTTGGATTAGGCGGGAATCAGGGAGATGCCGTTAAAGTTAGTGCTTACAGTGTAAGAAATTCAAGTGTTTATCCAATAGAGTATACAATTAACGAAGAAGATTATGAATTACCAATCTATTATAGAGAACTTAAAGGCGAAAGTGTTACTTAG
- a CDS encoding 4'-phosphopantetheinyl transferase family protein: protein MPLYKVIHFSPSIKVLIWKITEPFDELFSQVLLKEKTLGRLQSMKSEVHQRAFLSVRKLLQEAGHNDLQLHYDEFGKPHLENETHISITHSFDFSAIILSDENVGIDIELRREKVMLIAEKFVDESEFRFLDKEKKDDYVSRLTVIWGVKEAIFKIRNEKGISFKDHIFVAPFEMTEKKAKALLTFGNLNIEFDICFEEIENYTLVYAFQKGNQ, encoded by the coding sequence ATGCCCTTATATAAAGTCATACATTTTAGTCCGTCCATAAAAGTCCTGATTTGGAAAATCACGGAACCTTTTGACGAGCTTTTTTCTCAAGTCCTATTGAAAGAAAAAACGCTTGGCAGACTGCAATCCATGAAATCAGAAGTACACCAAAGGGCTTTCCTGAGCGTCAGGAAATTGCTTCAGGAGGCAGGACATAATGACTTACAACTTCATTATGACGAATTTGGCAAGCCACATCTCGAAAATGAAACCCATATTTCTATTACCCATTCGTTTGATTTTTCTGCAATTATCCTAAGTGATGAAAATGTGGGGATAGATATTGAGCTTCGCCGCGAAAAAGTAATGCTTATCGCAGAAAAATTTGTTGACGAAAGCGAATTCAGATTTCTGGATAAAGAAAAAAAAGACGATTATGTTTCCAGATTAACCGTAATCTGGGGCGTAAAGGAAGCCATTTTTAAAATCCGTAATGAAAAAGGAATCAGCTTCAAAGACCATATTTTTGTGGCACCTTTTGAAATGACAGAAAAAAAAGCAAAAGCACTTCTGACTTTTGGAAACCTAAATATAGAATTTGATATCTGTTTTGAAGAAATCGAAAATTATACGCTTGTATATGCCTTTCAAAAAGGAAATCAGTAA
- the ahcY gene encoding adenosylhomocysteinase, producing the protein MSTTTLPFVAYKVKDISLAAWGRKEIELAEAEMPGLMALRREYKDEQPLKGARIAGCLHMTIQTAVLIETLVALGAEVTWSSCNIFSTQDQAAAAIAAAGIQVYAWKGLNEEEFDWCIEQTLFFGEDRKPLNMILDDGGDLTNMVIDRYPELVAGIKGLSEETTTGVHRLYERMKNGTLPMPAINVNDSVTKSKFDNKYGCKESAVDAIRRATDLMLAGKRVVVCGYGDVGKGTAASFRGAGSIVTVTEIDPICALQAAMDGYEVKKLDTVIANADIIITTTGNKDIVVGKHFEKMKDKTVVCNIGHFDNEIDMAWLNKNHGASKIEIKPQVDKYTINGKDIIILAEGRLVNLGCATGHPSFVMSNSFTNQTLAQIELWKNSAAYKNEVYMLPKHLDEKVAALHLAKLGVELETLNEEQAAYIGVEVQGPFKPEYYRY; encoded by the coding sequence ATGAGTACAACGACATTACCTTTTGTGGCTTACAAAGTGAAAGATATTTCTCTTGCAGCTTGGGGAAGAAAAGAAATTGAATTAGCAGAAGCTGAAATGCCAGGATTGATGGCGCTTCGCAGAGAATATAAGGACGAACAGCCTTTAAAAGGTGCCAGAATTGCAGGTTGTCTTCACATGACAATCCAGACTGCGGTGTTGATTGAAACATTGGTTGCTCTTGGAGCTGAAGTAACCTGGTCATCATGTAACATCTTCTCTACGCAAGACCAGGCCGCTGCTGCAATTGCTGCTGCAGGAATTCAGGTTTATGCCTGGAAAGGACTAAACGAAGAAGAGTTTGACTGGTGTATTGAGCAAACTTTATTCTTTGGTGAAGACAGAAAACCATTGAACATGATTTTGGATGATGGTGGTGACCTGACTAATATGGTTATTGACCGTTACCCTGAATTGGTTGCCGGAATCAAAGGTCTTTCTGAAGAAACTACAACAGGAGTTCACAGACTTTACGAAAGAATGAAAAACGGTACATTGCCAATGCCTGCAATTAACGTAAACGATTCTGTTACTAAATCTAAATTTGATAACAAATACGGTTGTAAAGAATCTGCTGTTGACGCAATTCGTCGTGCAACTGATTTGATGTTGGCCGGAAAAAGAGTTGTAGTTTGTGGTTATGGTGACGTTGGTAAAGGAACTGCTGCTTCTTTCAGAGGTGCAGGTTCTATTGTAACTGTTACTGAAATTGACCCAATCTGTGCTTTACAGGCTGCTATGGACGGATATGAAGTTAAAAAACTGGATACTGTTATTGCTAATGCTGATATTATCATCACTACAACAGGAAACAAAGATATCGTGGTAGGTAAGCATTTCGAAAAAATGAAAGACAAGACTGTTGTTTGTAACATTGGTCACTTTGATAACGAAATCGATATGGCCTGGTTAAACAAAAACCACGGTGCTTCAAAAATCGAAATTAAGCCACAGGTAGATAAATATACTATCAACGGAAAAGATATTATCATCCTGGCTGAAGGACGTCTTGTAAACTTAGGATGTGCTACAGGTCACCCAAGTTTTGTAATGAGTAACTCTTTCACAAACCAGACTTTGGCTCAAATTGAGTTATGGAAAAACAGTGCTGCCTACAAAAATGAAGTATACATGCTTCCTAAGCACCTGGATGAAAAAGTAGCTGCCCTTCACCTGGCAAAACTAGGTGTTGAGTTGGAAACTTTAAACGAAGAACAAGCTGCTTACATTGGAGTAGAAGTTCAAGGTCCGTTTAAGCCTGAATATTACAGATATTAA
- a CDS encoding DUF4301 family protein, giving the protein MEENLKQQPTDKIRIALYGPESTGKTTLAKQLAEHFESVWIPEFARAYLQEKWNRSKEICQPEDLLPIAIGQMQLENKALSETGKYLFADTNLMCTKVFSEIYYSFCDSALDKAARKHKYDLFFLTDIDVPFEKDDLRDKPDEREMLIRKFEEALIENKKPYILLSGNKEERLQKAIAILEDLEKSKALGFDSYDFVQIYNQGIKIDTVANYLKVFNTGIPKAVLERPASLTDGIMPLSEEEAVYYANLFESKKGRLKIQKFVPASGAASRMFKFLNEFVNEYKLGGETINAYINRKRCGAMPVFLIGIEKFPFHKTVLEYTQVKYPEYKQWDKDMRFFYFVKSLLSSNHFDFASKPKAVLPFHQYGDYIATPIEEHLNESGSYAFSSGISGLHFTISEEHQDSFDKIINDVKPKVEANTNVQIHVDYSYQHKTTDTLAVDLQNNPFRLDDGSLFFRPGGHGALIENLNQLFADVIFIKNIDNVIQNHIHIISLYKKALAGILLEFQDRIFAFLKVLSTENIQKETIDEIVEFVKSKLQIVINADFQKYTRENKVSHLQEILNRPIRVCGMVKNEGEPGGGPFWVRDAKGNASLQIVESSQVDMQNPAQAKILSSATHFNPVDLICGTKDYRGEKFDLKEFIDNESGFIVEKNKNGKPIKAYELPGLWNGAMAKWITIFVEVPLITFNPVKTVNDLLKPAHQPQ; this is encoded by the coding sequence ATGGAGGAAAATCTTAAACAGCAGCCCACAGATAAAATCAGAATAGCATTGTATGGACCGGAATCTACCGGAAAAACTACATTAGCAAAACAATTGGCAGAACATTTTGAGTCGGTATGGATTCCCGAATTTGCCCGTGCCTATTTACAGGAAAAATGGAATCGTTCCAAAGAAATTTGCCAACCGGAAGATTTGCTTCCTATTGCAATCGGGCAAATGCAACTCGAAAATAAAGCCCTGTCTGAAACCGGTAAATATCTTTTTGCCGATACGAATCTGATGTGTACCAAAGTCTTTTCGGAAATCTATTACAGTTTCTGTGATTCTGCTTTGGATAAGGCTGCCCGAAAGCACAAATACGACCTTTTTTTCTTAACAGACATTGACGTTCCTTTTGAAAAGGACGATTTGCGGGATAAGCCTGATGAAAGAGAAATGCTTATCCGGAAATTTGAAGAAGCCCTGATTGAAAATAAAAAACCCTATATACTGCTTTCCGGGAATAAAGAAGAAAGATTGCAAAAGGCAATTGCTATTCTGGAAGATTTGGAAAAATCAAAAGCATTGGGATTTGATTCTTACGATTTTGTGCAGATATACAATCAGGGAATAAAAATTGATACCGTAGCGAATTATCTTAAAGTATTTAATACGGGCATTCCAAAAGCAGTTTTAGAAAGGCCGGCTTCATTAACAGATGGAATTATGCCACTTTCTGAAGAAGAAGCGGTTTATTATGCCAATCTATTTGAATCTAAAAAAGGAAGGCTGAAAATTCAGAAGTTTGTACCTGCCTCAGGGGCGGCCAGCAGAATGTTTAAATTCCTGAATGAATTTGTCAATGAATACAAATTGGGCGGTGAAACCATAAATGCCTATATCAACAGAAAACGTTGTGGGGCTATGCCGGTTTTCCTGATTGGTATAGAAAAATTTCCGTTCCATAAAACGGTTTTGGAATATACGCAGGTGAAATATCCCGAGTATAAACAATGGGACAAAGACATGCGTTTTTTCTATTTTGTAAAATCATTGCTCTCATCCAATCATTTTGATTTTGCCTCCAAACCTAAAGCAGTATTGCCTTTTCATCAATATGGCGATTATATTGCCACGCCAATAGAAGAACATTTGAATGAAAGCGGTTCGTATGCGTTTTCGTCAGGCATTTCCGGTTTGCATTTTACAATTTCTGAAGAACATCAGGACTCCTTTGATAAAATTATAAATGACGTCAAGCCAAAGGTAGAAGCCAATACAAATGTGCAGATTCATGTGGATTATTCTTATCAGCATAAAACAACAGATACTCTAGCAGTCGACCTTCAAAACAATCCGTTCCGTCTGGATGATGGCAGTTTGTTTTTTAGGCCGGGTGGACATGGTGCCCTGATAGAAAATCTTAATCAACTGTTTGCGGATGTTATTTTTATAAAAAATATTGACAATGTAATCCAGAACCACATCCATATTATCAGTTTGTATAAAAAAGCATTGGCGGGTATCCTGCTGGAATTTCAGGACAGGATTTTTGCTTTTCTCAAGGTGCTGTCAACGGAAAATATCCAAAAAGAAACAATTGACGAAATCGTAGAATTTGTAAAGTCAAAACTTCAGATTGTTATCAATGCCGATTTCCAGAAATATACACGTGAAAATAAAGTGAGTCATCTTCAGGAAATCCTGAACAGGCCAATTCGTGTTTGCGGAATGGTCAAAAATGAAGGAGAACCTGGCGGCGGTCCGTTTTGGGTGAGAGATGCAAAAGGAAATGCTTCTTTGCAGATAGTAGAATCCTCACAAGTCGATATGCAAAATCCTGCGCAGGCTAAAATATTGTCAAGCGCAACACATTTTAATCCTGTCGACCTCATTTGTGGTACAAAAGATTACAGAGGTGAAAAATTTGATTTGAAAGAGTTTATTGATAATGAAAGCGGTTTTATTGTAGAAAAAAATAAAAACGGAAAACCAATCAAGGCCTATGAATTGCCGGGGCTTTGGAACGGAGCTATGGCAAAATGGATTACCATTTTTGTAGAAGTGCCCCTCATTACTTTTAATCCGGTAAAAACAGTAAACGATTTACTAAAACCGGCACATCAGCCGCAATAA